In Desulfosudis oleivorans Hxd3, the DNA window AACCGTGGCAAAACCGGCTGGGCCTGCTGCAGAACGAGCTGCTGCCCGGTGTGTGGGAAACGGCGGGCATCGCCAATCCCACGTCCATGGCCGTGTGGTTTGAAAAGAAAAAGGGCAGGGGGGTGCATGTTTTTCAGCCCACCCGGGTCTACGGCCCGCACGCCGGGCTTGTAAAAACAGCGCTGAATACCGTTGATATTCCCTGCGACGTGCTGCCGGATAGCGCGGCCCTGACCACCGAACTGATCAAAAAGAACCTCTACGTGCTCACCATCAATATCGCCGGGCTTGTCACAGGCGGCACCACAGGTGAGTTATGGGCCAGGCACAGAGATGTTGCTCTGGCCGTGGCAGACGATGTGCTGACGGTGCTGGCCCATGTTTCAGGCCGGGCCGTGGACCGGAACGCCATGAAAACTTTTCTGGGGGATATTCTGACACGGGTGCCGGACCACACCTGCCGGGGCCGGGTGGCCGAAGACCGGCTGGACCGGGTCTTGGCCATGGCCCGCCAAAACAGCCTTGAAACCCCGGCCCTGGTTGAGGTGTCAGAGCAGATTGTACGGTCCTGATCAGTTTTTCATGCCGGGCACGAACCAGCGTCAGTCGGCAACTACTACCCTGTTCTTCCCCTGGTGCTTGCCGTCATAAAGGGCCTGGTCGGCCCGCTTGATGCATTTTTCAACCGTATCGTCCCCGCCGTTGAACACGCTCAGGCCAAAGGTCATGGTAACGGCCATCTTCTCTTTTTTGAAGGTGAAATCCGTGTTTTGGATCTTTTCGCGAATGCGCCCGGCAACCGTGTAAGCTCCTTCCCGGTCGCTCTCCACCAGCAGGATGAGAAACTCCTCACCGCCCCACCGGGAGGGACAGTCTATGCCACGGACCTGGTTTTTCATCAGTCCTGCCACCCGTTTGAGCACATCATCGCCGCAGTCATGGCCATGGGTGTCGTTTAACTGTTTGAAGTTGTCGATGTCGCCGAGAATCAGGGCAAAGGGTCTGCCGGACCGGGCCTGCCGCTCTCGCTCGTTTTCCATCCGTTCGGAGATGTCCCTGCGGTTGGCCAGGCCGGTGAGGGGATCGCGCTTGGACGCGCTTTCAAACCGGTCCTTTTCCCGCTGAATATACCGGATCAGCATTTGATGGGAGGTTTCGTAATAGTAAACGGAGAGGGTGAGGACCACGTAGATGACGCTGTAGCGGGCCACGATATGGGTGGAGTAGGGCGGTGAAGGAAGAACGGTTTCGGGCAGGGTCATCAGGATCAGGCTCAGGCAGAAAAAAAAGAGGCTCGCAATCATCCCCCTCCGGTCTCCCAGAATGGAAAAGAGAACGGGCGGCAGCATGAAGGACCAGAAGAAATAGGATATTTCGGTTCGGCCGATAATGGTCGTGGTGCTGCACAGCACGAAAACGCCGAAGCCGATCCCCAGGTAGATGGAATCGCCGTTTTCGTGTCGTCGAAGATACCGCAGTCCGTACAGGGCCACGACAAAACCCAGGCTGTCCATGGCTACCACCTGGTAGTGGCCGGAGAAAAGATGGTAAACGGAGAAGGTGGAGGTGATCAGGATACTCACCAGCACCACAAAAACGGCTGACACCCGCTTGCGTCGCTCGTCCGGCGCCAGCAGCGACGGGCTGCCGATTCGCAGAAGGGTACGGATGAAAAACGAGTCGGTGAGGTTGTAGTCTTTTCCCGTCATCAGGCATGCCGCTTGGGTGTTGGCCCGTTCCGCTCATGAAATATCCGGGTAAGTTATTACAGCATAGCCCATCTGGCGGGTTTTTGCAATCAGTAAACTTGAAAACGCAACATTTTTAAACAGTTAGCCCCCACACTATTTTTTAAAAAACATGTAGACGGCCAGCCCCACAAGAATCACGGCAAAGATTTTTCGAAACATATCAGTGGAGACATGTTCCACCAGCCGGGCCCCTATCTGGGCGCCGAGAACGCCGCCGATGCCCAGCAGAATGCCGGCCCGGTAGTCCACGTTGGCAAGCTTGTTGTGGGCAAAGAGGGCGGAGATGGAGATCACCATGATGGCCACAAACGAAGTGCCCACCGCCTTCTGGGCCGCGTAGCCCGCAAACAGCAGGAACGGTATCATCAGAAACCCGCCGCCCAGGCCGGAAAAAGAGGCGCCGATGCCCACCAGAACGCCGAACAGGGCCATGCCGGCCATGCCGAGATAAGCAGTCATATAATCGTGCCCTTTCTTTTAATCGGGAGATGAACCAATTCAGGATTAGATCCTGACAAAAAACGCAGCAGCCACCAGCACGATGCCGATGACCACCAGCGCCAGCGTGTTTGAGACAAAATAGGGAAACACCATCAGGGCCACGCCGCAGACGATGGGAACAATGGCCTGTTTCCGCTTTCCATAGAGAAAGAGGCCAAGCCCGATGGAACTGAAAAGCAGCCCCCAGAGCAGTGTCGCTGTATTCAATATGAACCCGCTTTCTTATCGCTCGAGAAGAAAATTTTTGTATATTTTGTAATGCTCGGTTTCCCGGTATGCGATGATGCTTACCGGGCTGCGGTCAAAACTGTAGATCGACGCATTTTCACAGGCCAGCAGAATCGGGGAGTGTGTGGCTATGATAAACTGGGCATGGCCCGCTTTGCCGTTTTTGCGAAGAATGTTCAGCAGTGCGAGCTGACTTTTAGGCGACAGGGCGGTTTCCGGTTCATCCAGAAAGTGGACGCCCTTTCTTTTATAGCAGGCGTCAAAATAGGCCATCATGGACTGGCCGTGGGATTGTGTAATCAACGATTTGCCGCCAAAATATTTCAGTTGCCCGGGGTCTGCGGCCGCCCAGTTGTCTACGGTTCTTCTAAAGTCGTTAAAAATTTCTGAACCGAAATACGATCCCGGCACTTTTCCATTTGCCCACTCCAGGGAGATATATCTGTGTAATTGCGTTTCATAGGGGTTGACTTGGTAGCGCGCGCCTTCACAGTTGCGCCAGATATGAATGCCCCCCGCAAGGGCCAGTGCCTCCAGCAGGGTGGACTTTCCCGTGCCGTTCTCGCCCACGAAAAACGTTACCGGGGATTCGAACCGGATTTGCCGGGTCTGCCGGAAGATCGGCAGTGAGAAGGGGTAGTGACAATCAGACGGGTACGTTTCATGGTGCAGTGTAACACGGGTGATGTGATGGTTCATGGTGGTTCTTGACTCTCTTCAGGCCGTCTGCAATATGCGGCTCAGCGGTTGGCTGCCTTTGCCCTGTTAAGCGGTGGGTCAGCTCAATAGACGTTCAGTACCATATAGCTGATTACGACATACCGAAAAAACTTACCCGCGGCAACCAAAATAAGAAACCATCGCAGGCGAACCCGTAAAACCCCCGCCATAACGGTTAATGGATCACCAATGATGGGAACCCAGGCAAAACATAAGGAAAACATGCCGTATTTGATAAAGCGTTGCTCTGCCCGCACGAAATCATCTTCTGACATCCGCAACCATTTTTTTATCACAACCAGGCTGACCCAATACCCCAGCGCATAGTTCGTAAGGGAACCCAGCACGTTCCCTGTTGTGGCGGTGATTACGAGTGCAGGGGGAGATAAACCGGTCAGCAGTAAAGCGCTTAAAACAATTTCTGAGCTTAATGGCAGAACTGTCGCTGCCAGGAATGCAGCGATGAAAAGACCCATATATCCCAGTTCTGAGAAGTATTCCATTTATGCTTACTGCCCGAGATGAGCGGTTCAACACATAAGGCGGGGGAGAAGCTGTCTGTTCTGAACGGGTGCTATACAGCTCCGGTTATTGACTTCCCGGTTTTTTCCCTGCCGGGCATACAAACTCACACTTTCTACAATATTTTATCGCAGGCTGTTTGCCGTAGTCGTTTTCAGCGCTTTCGGCAACATCCTTTTCCATTCTCACATTACACAGATCTCTATTGTAAGTACCATCTCTTCCCGGTAAAGGATCAGAAAATTCAAGTGACTCGAAAACGGCAGCTTTCTCACCCATGGCATTTTCAGGGCAAACGCTTCTGCAATAAACTTTGCAGCCGGCACAGGGATCAAAGGCGATGGGGCCGGTGGGGTGTATTTCAGCATCCAGGAATAACGCCCTGAGTCGGATTCTGGGACCATCTGAAGGCGTTATAAGCATATTATTCTTTCCGATACATCCAAACCCGGCAAGCACCGCCGCATCTTTGAGAAAAATTCCCCCTTTTTCAACATAATAATGAAGCTTACGGGTTTTTACTTTCAGCCTGTTTTCAATCTGCTGGCTTGTCCGTTGTATGATATCAATCAGCATCCGGTTTCCCGGTGTACCCCTTCCATCCCACCAATCAAGCTCCGGCTTGTCTTCCGGATGTGAAAGGCCGACAACGAGTACAGATTTTACAGAATCCGGCCAGGTGAACAATTGGTTATCCGGAAGCGCGTCCTCTTTAACCGTACCGACTCCCGCATAATCTCCCATTTTAGTATATATCGTATGCGACGCCGATATTTTAAGCGCTTCCATGCTTGCTATGCCGGCAAGCGTTGCCCCGTTTTCCAGGGCGGTTTCAATCATACGGTTGCCAGGCGGGCTAGGCGGCATCTTCCCGAAGCTTCCTGATTGCATTGAGAATCCCTTCTCTATGTTTTGCCTGCTTTATCCATTTTGGTAGCCTGCTGGCTAAACTCTGATTGCGCCAACCACTTTCGTCATCTTTTGTGCGTTCCCGCAGTCTTGCGCCAACATACTTTTCCAGCCATTCCAGATGCGCATCGTTGTATGCCCATAACTCATGGCCACAACACTGAATTCTTAACCAAAGGGGTAAATGAAAACACCAGTCAACAGAGGAGCCAATTGAGATTACGCCTTTTTCGTAAAGCTCAGGATTTTGAGCCCACATTCTTGTTCCGGGTTGAGTGCACTTCCATTCCTGCAAGTTGCCACAATTGTTGCACGTAAGCCTGATGACCCATTCTTTTTCAGGGGCCGCAGCCACTCGTGCTTTCTGCCGGCATTTTGGACAGCAGACTAAAAATTCTGTAGCAAAGGCATCCAAAAGAACCATGTTGTCATTGAATCTGGACATCATGTATTGCCTAACCCGGATATTTCACGAGTTGATTTGACTGCAGATGCAAGGCGCGGGACATGAAGCTGTAGTCAATCTACCGCGAATGTCCCGCAACACATCAGCTGCGGCCAAGGGGACTCGCCCGAAGGGTGAAATTTTTCGACATAAAATTGGCACAAAATGCGTCAAATCGTTCATGACAGTTTGTGTTTTCAAAAAAAGTCTGAGATCTATTACAACATTAGGCGGAGCCTGGATGAAAAAACGATCAAGTGGCTTTCATTGGTGCTTTGAAAACATCCGTTGAGAACCACTCGATAAAGATCCCATACAGAACACCGGCAATAGTGTACAGGAAAAATCCTAACAGGTTGCTTGGCAAGAAGCCAATGGAGACCGAGAGAGAGAAGATCAATCCGAGTATACCCCCATGAAGCAGATGGTGAATCCTCCAACCACTGAATCCTATCGCAAAACCAAGGAGCAAGCGGTTCGCAACCGTTGCAGCAACACTCTCCAGGGTTACCTGTGGAAAGCCGAAGATAACTTGACGGCCGACCAGGCAGACGACAGCGGAAATCACACCTCCGAGTACACACACCCAAAGCCTCTTCTTGTACATAGATTCCCCTCCAACCTAGCTAGTGTCCATCCACAGATATAACTACTTGTAAAGAATAAAAAAAGCGCATTTTGTACTGGTATTTTTTGTCTTGCTGTAGTATATAAAAGTTATCCAAGCTTTCAATATAACTACAGAAAACAAAAAGGAGCCCAATACAAAATGCGCAAAAAATGGCAAAAACAAATGACCTTCATGCCTCAAGAAATTGATCATCCGCAAGCCAGAGAACTCGAAGCCATCAGTCAGTTGCTTGACAGCAAATCTACCATTTACGAAATCGTCTTGCAAGACCTTCCCAGTCAAGCGACATCCGGCTCGCCAGGTGGCGCCCAGGGCATGACTGCCGAGCAGGTGATACGAGCCGCCATTGTAAAGGTCCTGTTCGGCTTTACATACGAAGAACTGGCCTTTCATTTGGTCGATTCCATGAGCATCCGGCGCTTCTGTCGAATCGGCATTACCGACGAAGGGTTTAAAAAATCCACGCTTCATAAAAACATCAAAGCCCTGTCCGCCGAGACCTGGCAGTTGATCAACAAGGAGGTGCTGGCGCATGCCGAAGAAGCCGGGATTGAAAAAGGCCGTCAGGTGCGTATTGATTGCACGGTTGTTGAAAGCAATATCCATAAGCCGAGTGATTCTGTCCTTCTGTGGGACGCCGTCCGGGCTATTACCCGGTTATTGGAACGCGCCCAACAAGAGACCGGGAAGCAAAGGCTTTTGTTCCATGACCACCGGCGGATCGCAAAAAAACGAATGCTGGCGATTCAATACACCCGTGACGCAAAAGCCCGAAAGCCCCTTTACAAAGACCTTGTCAAAAAAACCCGCCAGTGCGTCTCCTATGCCAGGTCAGCCGTAAAAGCGCTGGAGCAATCCGTGGCCCATCCTTCCAGAACGGCATTGGCCATTGAACTGCAGAGCTTTGTGCGCCTGACCGATCAGGTGATCCGTCAGACCGAGCTGCGCGTCTTCCAGGACCAGCAGGTTCCGTCGTCAGAAAAAATCGTCTCTTTGTTTGAACCGCATACGGACATCATTGTCAAAGACCGCCGGGACACCTATTACGGACATAAAGTCTGTCTGACCGGCGGCAAATCAAATCTGATCCTTGATTGCCTTATTGTTGAAGGCAACCCGGCCGATACCACACTGACAGAGACCATGCTGGATCGCCAGCATCAGATTTATAATCGTTACCCGCTGAAAGCCGCCCTTGATGGCGGATTTGCCTCCAAAGACAACCTGGCCAAAGCCAAAGAGAAAAAGATCAAAGACGTATGCTTTGCCAAAAAACGCGGGTTGTCTGAATTGGATATGTGTCGCAGCCATTATGTTTATAAACAGTTACGCCGCTTCCGTGCGGGCATCGAGGCCGGGATATCCTGGCTCAAACGGACCTTCGGCTTCAACCGCTGCATGTGGAAAGGCCTGCCGTCCTTTAAAAGCTATGTCTGGGCAACGATCGTGTCGGCAAATTTGCTGACCGTTGCCAGAAAACAACTGGCATAACCGGACCCCGACATAACGATTTTGATAAGTCATGGGGATAGCTGTTCCCCAAAACTGATATTTTGTGGTATTTTGTTTGCTCAATAATTTTTTATCCCCAAAAAATAAGGGGTGATAAAATTTTGCTCATAAATGTGCCAGATTAAAGACCCAAAATCGACAATTTATGGATGGACACTAGCTAAGAAACAAGTGCAACAGCGGCTCCGCCTAACGAGCCGGCATAAGGCGCGGCGGCTTTTTGCCGTCGTCTTAATGCCGTTGCTGGGCTACAGATTCAGCCCACGGTTTGATTTTATTAAGCAATGGACCAAGAGTTCGTTCAGCGACTTCCGTATCATATGCAACTTGGGCACGTAACCAATAACCGTTCGACAGACCGAAGAATCGACACAACCGCAAATCGGTATCAGCTGAGACCGAACGTTTATTGGAAACGATCTCACTTATACGTTGGGGGGGAACATCAATTTCTTTGGCCAGGCGATACTGGCTAAGCCCCATAGGTTTAAGAAATTCTTCCAATAAAAGTTCGCCCGGTGTGATGGGATCGAGTTTTTTCATAATAGGTTCTCCTTAGTGGTAATCTACGATTTCCACATTTTCTGCCCCCGCATTTGTCCAATTAAAGCATATTCGAAACTTATCGTTTATGCGGATGCTGTATTGACCGGCACGATCACCCTTTAGTGCTTCGAGACGATTTCCGGGTGGTGCCTTCAAATCATCGAGTTGATTCGCGATTTCGAGCTGGCGAATTTTGCGTCGGGCAACTTTAGCGATGTTTGCGAACCTTTTGACTCGGTAGCCTTGTGATAGCGCCTCAGTATATTCGCATTTGAATGATATAATCATGTATCACATAATAACGCGTGGCGTGATTAACGTCAAGCATAATTTATTGTAGCCCAATTGCCGCAGTTGAGCGGCGCTTTCCCGGCATGAAATTGCCGTATGCATGCAGTTTCGTGACGGGAAAGGGTCCGCTCCAACGTCTTGTTCGCTGAGCGCGCAGCGGGAAGCGACAAGGCGGTGGAGCGATTTTATCGTCGCTTAACTGCGGCAATTCGCCGAGGGCGCAAGGACGAAGTCCGCTGCGCGCTCGGCGAACGTCTGCAATGATGCGCAAGAAATAGCCGTGCGAAGCGCGGCTATTTCTTATCGCTGTCGATTGCTTGGTTCGAAAGTTCCTTCTTCACCACGACATCGGCCAAGAGTGTTTTGAAATCCTGGTTTGGATTGCAGACATCCACGTCCCCCGAGAAGTGTCCTTCCGTCACTGGTTTCAGGCGAAACGTGACGGGA includes these proteins:
- a CDS encoding YqaA family protein, translating into MEYFSELGYMGLFIAAFLAATVLPLSSEIVLSALLLTGLSPPALVITATTGNVLGSLTNYALGYWVSLVVIKKWLRMSEDDFVRAEQRFIKYGMFSLCFAWVPIIGDPLTVMAGVLRVRLRWFLILVAAGKFFRYVVISYMVLNVY
- a CDS encoding ISNCY-like element ISDol1 family transposase, producing the protein MRKKWQKQMTFMPQEIDHPQARELEAISQLLDSKSTIYEIVLQDLPSQATSGSPGGAQGMTAEQVIRAAIVKVLFGFTYEELAFHLVDSMSIRRFCRIGITDEGFKKSTLHKNIKALSAETWQLINKEVLAHAEEAGIEKGRQVRIDCTVVESNIHKPSDSVLLWDAVRAITRLLERAQQETGKQRLLFHDHRRIAKKRMLAIQYTRDAKARKPLYKDLVKKTRQCVSYARSAVKALEQSVAHPSRTALAIELQSFVRLTDQVIRQTELRVFQDQQVPSSEKIVSLFEPHTDIIVKDRRDTYYGHKVCLTGGKSNLILDCLIVEGNPADTTLTETMLDRQHQIYNRYPLKAALDGGFASKDNLAKAKEKKIKDVCFAKKRGLSELDMCRSHYVYKQLRRFRAGIEAGISWLKRTFGFNRCMWKGLPSFKSYVWATIVSANLLTVARKQLA
- a CDS encoding 4Fe-4S double cluster binding domain-containing protein, which gives rise to MIETALENGATLAGIASMEALKISASHTIYTKMGDYAGVGTVKEDALPDNQLFTWPDSVKSVLVVGLSHPEDKPELDWWDGRGTPGNRMLIDIIQRTSQQIENRLKVKTRKLHYYVEKGGIFLKDAAVLAGFGCIGKNNMLITPSDGPRIRLRALFLDAEIHPTGPIAFDPCAGCKVYCRSVCPENAMGEKAAVFESLEFSDPLPGRDGTYNRDLCNVRMEKDVAESAENDYGKQPAIKYCRKCEFVCPAGKKPGSQ
- a CDS encoding type II toxin-antitoxin system RelE/ParE family toxin encodes the protein MIISFKCEYTEALSQGYRVKRFANIAKVARRKIRQLEIANQLDDLKAPPGNRLEALKGDRAGQYSIRINDKFRICFNWTNAGAENVEIVDYH
- a CDS encoding sulfite exporter TauE/SafE family protein, which produces MTAYLGMAGMALFGVLVGIGASFSGLGGGFLMIPFLLFAGYAAQKAVGTSFVAIMVISISALFAHNKLANVDYRAGILLGIGGVLGAQIGARLVEHVSTDMFRKIFAVILVGLAVYMFFKK
- a CDS encoding GGDEF domain-containing protein, whose protein sequence is MTGKDYNLTDSFFIRTLLRIGSPSLLAPDERRKRVSAVFVVLVSILITSTFSVYHLFSGHYQVVAMDSLGFVVALYGLRYLRRHENGDSIYLGIGFGVFVLCSTTTIIGRTEISYFFWSFMLPPVLFSILGDRRGMIASLFFFCLSLILMTLPETVLPSPPYSTHIVARYSVIYVVLTLSVYYYETSHQMLIRYIQREKDRFESASKRDPLTGLANRRDISERMENERERQARSGRPFALILGDIDNFKQLNDTHGHDCGDDVLKRVAGLMKNQVRGIDCPSRWGGEEFLILLVESDREGAYTVAGRIREKIQNTDFTFKKEKMAVTMTFGLSVFNGGDDTVEKCIKRADQALYDGKHQGKNRVVVAD
- a CDS encoding AAA family ATPase, translating into MNHHITRVTLHHETYPSDCHYPFSLPIFRQTRQIRFESPVTFFVGENGTGKSTLLEALALAGGIHIWRNCEGARYQVNPYETQLHRYISLEWANGKVPGSYFGSEIFNDFRRTVDNWAAADPGQLKYFGGKSLITQSHGQSMMAYFDACYKRKGVHFLDEPETALSPKSQLALLNILRKNGKAGHAQFIIATHSPILLACENASIYSFDRSPVSIIAYRETEHYKIYKNFLLER
- a CDS encoding HigA family addiction module antitoxin; the encoded protein is MKKLDPITPGELLLEEFLKPMGLSQYRLAKEIDVPPQRISEIVSNKRSVSADTDLRLCRFFGLSNGYWLRAQVAYDTEVAERTLGPLLNKIKPWAESVAQQRH